The DNA segment CGTGGTCCCCGAACTCATTTTTGTACACCAATCCGGCGCGTTCCTGATCGACGCGAAACTGTTCGGAGCCGGGCAGCCGGAACGGCAAAACCTTGTCCTCCGGCTTCCATTTCTTCGGCCGCATGGAGTGCAATTGAGCCACAACCTTAGGCATAAGGGGGATTTGCTCGCTGGTTCGGCCTTTTGAGTACTTGGCGCGGATGATGGCTTGTGCCTTCCCGTCATCGATGAACACGTCACCCCAACGCGGGTTTTGCAGCTCGTTTTTGCGCAAGCCGGTCCAGTGCAGCAGCCATATTCCGATGCGATAGTCTGCCCGATGGGGTGGCTTCCCGTAGCGCATGAACGTTTCAAGCTCGTCATCCGTCCACTCGCGGCGGTTCTTGGTCTCATTGCCCCGCGTCTCGCACTTCTCGACGTACTCCAGCGGATCGCGCTCAATGATCCCCTGCTTTTTCAGCCAGTTGAGAAAGGCCCGCATGCTCAGCAGGTACTCGTTGATCGTCTTGGCTGAAAGCTCCCGGCCTGTCCGCTCGCAAACCGGCACTTGCCCGCGCCACTGTTCGAAGCCAGTTGGCGTAATGTCGCCCAGGTCTTCCCAGTTGCAGACTTCGGCCAGCGTCTTGATGCGCGTCACCGTGTCGTGGATGTGCTTTTGCCGTAACCGCTTGGCTGTGTGTGACCGTTCGTAGTCGGCTACCAGATCGAGGATTTTCCGCGTAGGTGCGCCAAAGAGGTGCGAAGGGACCGGCAGGCCTTGCTCTTGCAGGGCAATCCCCTGTTTGAGTTCCTTCTCGTGCTTGAGGGCGCGATCAAGATGGGTGGTACGTAGCGAGCGAGTTGTTTTCTTGCCGTTGATCCAGACTGAGCAAGAGTACGTTTTAGAGAACTTCCCGTTGCCGCGGGGTTGCCTGAAAACGCTCATCAGATCAGGCCATAGAGGCTTTTAGGTGACGCTCTGCGAACTTCTTCAAGTCCCGCAGCCGGTAACGCACATTGCGCGGCCCGAAGACCACCTTCTTGAGTCCCATATCAACAAAGCGCGGTATCTGCCGCGTCGAGCAGCGGTAAAAGGCAGCCGCTTCCTCTCGGGTCAGCAGGCTGTCGTCATTCAGTGTCGGTGTCATCTCGCTCATTCATTTCCCTTTCCAATAGACGTTGTTTGGTAAGCTTTTCCTTTTTGGCTTTCAGGGCTGCCTCGCGTCTTGCTTTCATCCCCTTGGGGAGCGGAACGTCAAGGTAGCTAAGGCCAGATTCTTCCACCAATTTGGAAAACTTGTTTCCGAGACGGAAAAAGGCCATGAAGCCAAAGCCACCCTTCATACAGCATTCGAGGATATAAACCACCATGCTGGACTTGGATTGGAAGCCGAGGTGGAGAGCAAAGTCATCAAGGGCTTTGCGCTCCTCCTCGGACAGGTAAATACTCATTGCCTTGGTGCGAGGACCGCGATCCTCACCCTGCGGGACTTGTCTTCCTTTACGTGGCATATTGGCAAACAATAATACCAATGTGCTTTAGTCAAGAGTGTTTTTGGTGCATTGATGAGCAAAGGAATCAATGATGCTGAACAAGATTCGACTGGGGAGTGAACTCACGTAGCCATAAAATAGTCTATGTTGCGCCTAGTGATGAGGGAAGGTAGCGTCCAAGTTGTTAATTAATTGATCCGC comes from the Ruficoccus amylovorans genome and includes:
- a CDS encoding tyrosine-type recombinase/integrase → MSVFRQPRGNGKFSKTYSCSVWINGKKTTRSLRTTHLDRALKHEKELKQGIALQEQGLPVPSHLFGAPTRKILDLVADYERSHTAKRLRQKHIHDTVTRIKTLAEVCNWEDLGDITPTGFEQWRGQVPVCERTGRELSAKTINEYLLSMRAFLNWLKKQGIIERDPLEYVEKCETRGNETKNRREWTDDELETFMRYGKPPHRADYRIGIWLLHWTGLRKNELQNPRWGDVFIDDGKAQAIIRAKYSKGRTSEQIPLMPKVVAQLHSMRPKKWKPEDKVLPFRLPGSEQFRVDQERAGLVYKNEFGDHDFHSLRYSHGHWLAVRGVPLLVIQAILRHKDPSTTARHYMNIAKLAANKTLEEVYASEGCTPNCTP